The following proteins are co-located in the Sporolactobacillus pectinivorans genome:
- a CDS encoding phage holin, LLH family → MTTIGSFFYKQFRSSGKYKQISDYVGIAVRYAEQYLSTASGQEKYKKVVDMVAQEARRLGLKSLTGDKLSAFIEAEVQKMKTEQALFATVPAQDVPINTGADESVSEVETGAVQKAVEPTMADVRKITDLSVDEFKQLLAK, encoded by the coding sequence ATGACAACGATCGGCAGCTTTTTCTACAAGCAATTTCGGTCGTCCGGCAAATACAAACAAATTAGTGATTATGTCGGTATTGCAGTTCGCTATGCCGAACAGTACCTGTCTACAGCATCCGGTCAGGAAAAATATAAAAAGGTTGTTGACATGGTGGCCCAGGAAGCCCGGCGACTGGGTTTAAAGTCACTGACCGGCGACAAACTATCAGCCTTCATTGAAGCAGAAGTGCAGAAAATGAAAACTGAGCAGGCATTGTTCGCTACCGTACCGGCGCAGGACGTGCCTATTAATACGGGTGCCGATGAAAGTGTAAGCGAAGTGGAAACGGGCGCAGTCCAAAAAGCCGTTGAACCAACCATGGCCGATGTAAGAAAGATTACTGACTTGTCAGTGGATGAATTTAAGCAACTACTTGCAAAATGA
- a CDS encoding phage holin, LLH family produces MQTLIFNSIDTILLALIPVVAGFLINPVKKFVQSHHLETFADRAVRYAEQALPAGTAGEQKYRVASQYLTLLASKANIKLDPDNIKALIESSVCSLKTQLVSYANAPAQDASTEAPADSSEMVAEAAQPVVQVAANVVAEDAKKVGDLTLAELKKLLAK; encoded by the coding sequence ATGCAGACATTAATTTTTAATTCCATTGACACTATTCTATTGGCACTCATTCCAGTGGTAGCCGGTTTCCTGATCAATCCGGTTAAGAAGTTTGTTCAGTCTCATCATCTTGAAACGTTCGCTGATCGCGCGGTTCGTTACGCCGAACAAGCGCTTCCAGCTGGAACTGCAGGCGAACAGAAATATCGGGTCGCTTCTCAATATCTGACTCTGCTGGCATCGAAGGCAAATATCAAACTGGATCCGGATAACATCAAAGCGCTGATTGAGTCTTCTGTATGCAGCCTGAAAACGCAACTTGTCTCTTATGCCAACGCACCTGCTCAAGACGCGTCAACCGAAGCACCGGCAGACAGTTCAGAAATGGTCGCAGAAGCGGCACAGCCGGTTGTTCAGGTAGCAGCAAATGTTGTGGCTGAAGATGCCAAGAAGGTTGGGGACTTGACATTAGCCGAGTTGAAGAAACTGCTTGCAAAATAA
- a CDS encoding GH25 family lysozyme — MKGIDVSNWQGTVDWERVAAAGYSFAFIKASQGASYADPTFKRNVSGAHKAGLKIGGYHFANFFDPASAQKEARYFWSIVKGQPLDLALMLDLEVNHAGGQLVTSMFTFFTELKQLSGKKVGLYSMGYFYLDNLRGHHPGIPLWYAQYAYKPLVTTYAAWQHCSDARVPGIAGDVDENVSGADFNSLLLNPLEATAVGARAPVTAAVKTTSYFVTTDRLNIRKSPNGAAIGTLNHGDKVRVISISGGWAALKSNNSQVYVAAAYLSQQVSKPAPKSAPAVYHIVTDGDTVGRLAAHYGVSISQIKSWNHLNSKYTIYLKQKIRVK; from the coding sequence TTGAAAGGAATTGATGTTTCGAACTGGCAGGGCACTGTAGACTGGGAAAGAGTAGCTGCTGCGGGCTATTCTTTCGCCTTTATAAAGGCATCTCAGGGTGCCTCATACGCCGATCCAACGTTTAAACGCAACGTTTCGGGCGCACATAAAGCAGGCTTGAAAATCGGGGGTTACCATTTTGCAAATTTTTTTGACCCGGCATCCGCACAGAAAGAAGCACGGTATTTTTGGTCTATCGTCAAGGGACAACCGCTGGATTTAGCACTCATGCTGGACTTGGAAGTCAACCATGCAGGCGGCCAACTTGTCACCAGCATGTTCACGTTCTTCACAGAGCTGAAGCAACTTAGTGGCAAGAAGGTTGGATTGTACTCAATGGGCTATTTCTACTTGGACAATCTCCGTGGCCATCATCCGGGTATCCCGCTATGGTATGCGCAATATGCTTATAAACCGCTTGTGACGACCTACGCCGCATGGCAACATTGTTCAGACGCCCGTGTGCCAGGCATCGCGGGGGATGTGGATGAGAATGTTTCCGGTGCCGACTTTAACAGCTTGTTGCTCAATCCGCTGGAAGCCACCGCTGTGGGCGCTCGCGCCCCAGTCACTGCCGCTGTCAAGACAACCTCGTATTTTGTTACGACGGACAGGCTTAATATCAGAAAGTCACCGAATGGTGCAGCCATTGGAACACTTAACCATGGGGACAAGGTACGGGTGATCTCCATATCAGGCGGATGGGCGGCGCTTAAGAGCAATAACAGCCAGGTTTATGTGGCAGCCGCCTACTTGTCACAGCAGGTTAGCAAACCCGCACCTAAATCGGCACCTGCCGTTTATCATATTGTCACAGATGGCGATACAGTAGGAAGATTGGCCGCTCATTATGGCGTGTCAATCAGTCAGATCAAGTCTTGGAACCATCTGAACAGCAAGTACACCATTTATCTGAAACAAAAAATACGAGTTAAATAA
- a CDS encoding DUF1617 family protein, which translates to MEIRIENQKLVLSINLLYSLSLRGQQSRHRTKFIRLLQAKLDDFAKDEQDMRKEECNLGEDGEPKTYRKAGQELLDIKNLDHFMAARKELYEEERVIDGGDNQVVMLTVKKILDECDKELTGQEADTYDYLCDQFEKAGAKKSAK; encoded by the coding sequence ATGGAAATTAGAATCGAAAATCAGAAACTCGTACTATCTATCAATCTATTATACTCACTCTCTCTGAGGGGTCAGCAGTCCAGACATCGGACAAAGTTTATCCGGTTGCTGCAAGCGAAGCTAGACGATTTTGCGAAAGATGAGCAGGACATGCGGAAGGAGGAATGCAATCTTGGTGAAGACGGCGAACCGAAGACGTATAGGAAGGCTGGTCAGGAACTGCTAGATATTAAGAATTTAGACCACTTTATGGCAGCCCGAAAAGAACTGTATGAGGAAGAACGAGTCATTGACGGTGGAGATAATCAGGTTGTTATGCTGACAGTGAAAAAAATACTTGATGAATGCGATAAGGAATTAACAGGTCAGGAAGCTGACACCTACGATTATCTGTGTGACCAATTTGAAAAAGCAGGAGCCAAGAAGAGTGCCAAATAA
- a CDS encoding phage tail spike protein, with protein sequence MIPILYSSNETNFNHHGIGTLTDTISAQVTEERNGLFELEFTYPVSSPLFNLIQKDSIVKAKANDNANMDPQLFRIYDISKPINGVVDYKAEHISYMLKYNPIGKISVNGNGQSMLDAILQNTVFPHSFTGVSDVTTNATSTLSHMSAGDALEGTNGDGSLVENWQGEFMWDNFVIHHSQNRGTDTGVVIAYGKNLTDLTQEELIDQTYTSIYPYATIQDANGNDIILELPEKNINSQYVSNYAFNRCLPVDLSSTTVTDVASLRSAAQKYITDNNIGQPTVNFTVSFISLWQTEEYKSIAPLEKVNLCDLVTVRFKNLGIDEKAEVIQTVYDTLLERYISMQLGQFKTNLATDIAGMQTSLQGLSAAANQAVKTSGYALTQANGKNKTYYSATQPTGSLISGDIWYKIVNGQYTDMYRFDGVAWNLILSNDTNNAMNAATSAQQAADNATTAAQQASSDAANAITQANSAVATAGSAVTQAQQAISTANSATSTANGAQQSIYSKVWMSDVNGAVAAVQVGGTNLVLGTAFSDLSQWAKTGSGQYVIDSTNLYNGNNSLKISTTASGYDGVHSLSAPLLNPSSTYTLSLYVYISSVMDIPSDKNLRIYIFEYNSSNYVVAAPETDIVNGQLVPGQWNKIVFSFSTVSTVAYFGSLMMDFKNVAGTAQVWVSQIKLESGNKPTGWSPAPADMATATQFSTLNQTVNGISTQVANKVDTSTYNSYMAQTANTIATLLTQTDASNTYATQSALSQTSNSLTSQITTAVNNVQVGGTNLLSNSTDYSSANWAVTEFSGSTTNTITVTENSAFYNNQSTWHINSVGSGTDQGLLRSITGLQNGTQYTVSLPYKLVPGSSTSVGNGFPCLTNLANNTIIKSNSTMIADGNWHVATVTTSPIDGGFKIRLTLGAITDIDIAPIKLESGNKATDWSPAPADMANQSQITQLSNAINLRVQKNDVVNQINLSTESILISGNKVHITGQTTIDNAVITSAMIASVDAGTINTGILNAARIGAGTVTADKLAVTSLAAISANLGTVNAGIINGVTINGADIVTMNSQDQKIEMKAGQLSFYGADGSNIGALVATYDGTNNGISFTTQSGNNYVSIGYADGNYFPSSFQANTDGTAFAAGRGDFKIIIRDTATSTTYYNVFEATQTGAIGSRVIQAAFNTDLYMNTRSISFDATGTMNNHIYCNDGQNLNIIGKGAVNLLAGSGTAIQTVAGETNIFGNLNMEGWKVYNAGQIKSGNVYMDGGNSISDDVAALWLHSGSGSQNLYIDSNAIYNMGTYNQSTSGAANMTIDGNGYFRRSTSATKYKENIEYNITDDYADQILGLRPASWHDKAQDEAFAAYIESGRDESIMSSGYLQRYYGLIAEDLIKTGLSEYVTYGAADNNGNREIEGIEYSRLWTLLIPITKRHDDEIKQLKAEIVQLKGAAS encoded by the coding sequence ATGATACCGATTCTATACTCGTCAAACGAGACAAACTTTAATCATCATGGTATAGGAACATTAACGGATACGATATCTGCACAAGTGACAGAGGAGCGAAACGGATTGTTTGAACTGGAATTTACTTATCCGGTCAGCAGTCCGTTATTTAATTTGATTCAGAAAGACTCCATCGTTAAGGCTAAAGCCAACGATAACGCCAATATGGATCCGCAGCTGTTTCGTATTTACGATATATCAAAACCGATTAATGGCGTGGTTGATTATAAGGCCGAGCATATCAGTTATATGCTGAAATACAATCCGATCGGCAAGATAAGCGTAAACGGAAACGGTCAGTCTATGCTGGATGCTATTCTGCAAAATACCGTTTTTCCACACTCTTTTACTGGTGTCAGTGATGTAACGACGAACGCAACATCCACATTGTCCCATATGTCTGCCGGTGATGCCCTAGAGGGAACAAATGGTGATGGTAGTCTGGTTGAGAACTGGCAAGGTGAGTTCATGTGGGACAACTTTGTTATTCATCATTCCCAAAACCGTGGTACAGATACAGGGGTCGTTATTGCCTACGGTAAAAATCTAACTGACCTGACTCAGGAGGAACTAATTGACCAGACTTATACGTCGATTTATCCCTATGCGACTATTCAGGATGCTAACGGGAACGATATAATTCTGGAATTACCTGAAAAGAACATTAATAGCCAGTATGTCAGCAACTATGCTTTTAATCGCTGTCTCCCTGTCGATCTAAGTTCCACTACTGTGACAGACGTCGCTTCTTTGAGGTCAGCAGCGCAAAAATACATCACAGATAATAATATCGGGCAGCCTACCGTAAATTTTACGGTCAGCTTTATTAGCTTGTGGCAAACGGAAGAATATAAGAGTATCGCGCCGCTTGAAAAGGTCAATCTGTGCGACTTGGTCACCGTTCGATTTAAGAATTTAGGTATTGACGAAAAGGCTGAGGTTATACAGACCGTTTATGATACTTTGCTTGAACGATACATTAGCATGCAGCTGGGACAATTTAAAACAAACCTTGCTACTGATATAGCTGGCATGCAGACATCCTTACAGGGCCTGTCTGCAGCCGCTAATCAAGCAGTCAAAACATCGGGATATGCTCTAACACAGGCGAACGGAAAGAATAAAACCTATTACTCTGCGACTCAGCCAACGGGAAGTCTTATCTCAGGTGACATCTGGTACAAGATTGTTAATGGACAATATACAGATATGTATCGATTTGATGGGGTTGCATGGAATCTTATCTTGTCCAACGATACGAACAATGCAATGAACGCCGCTACCTCAGCCCAGCAGGCGGCGGATAATGCGACTACGGCGGCACAGCAGGCTTCATCGGATGCCGCAAATGCCATTACCCAGGCAAACAGTGCCGTGGCGACAGCGGGCAGCGCAGTCACGCAAGCCCAGCAGGCAATAAGTACGGCCAACTCAGCAACCAGCACGGCAAACGGCGCTCAGCAGTCCATATATAGTAAGGTGTGGATGTCTGATGTTAATGGAGCCGTTGCTGCAGTGCAGGTCGGCGGGACGAACTTAGTGTTAGGTACTGCTTTTTCTGATCTCTCACAATGGGCAAAAACGGGTTCAGGTCAATACGTCATCGACTCTACTAATCTTTATAACGGAAATAACTCTTTAAAAATATCAACGACAGCTTCGGGTTACGATGGAGTTCATAGCCTTTCTGCACCTTTGCTCAACCCGTCGTCAACCTATACGCTTTCTTTATATGTCTACATTAGTTCGGTTATGGACATTCCGTCTGATAAAAATCTACGTATCTATATTTTTGAGTATAACAGCAGTAATTATGTTGTGGCTGCACCTGAAACGGATATTGTTAACGGTCAGCTTGTACCGGGACAATGGAACAAAATAGTCTTTTCATTCAGTACAGTTTCAACCGTTGCCTACTTTGGATCCTTAATGATGGATTTTAAAAACGTTGCGGGCACAGCTCAGGTTTGGGTATCACAAATTAAACTGGAATCGGGAAACAAACCCACTGGCTGGAGCCCGGCTCCGGCTGATATGGCTACAGCGACGCAGTTTAGTACGCTGAATCAGACCGTTAACGGCATCAGCACACAGGTTGCTAATAAAGTTGATACCAGCACTTATAACAGTTACATGGCACAGACGGCGAACACGATTGCCACGCTTTTGACACAAACAGATGCATCTAATACGTATGCCACACAAAGCGCATTGAGCCAGACATCAAACAGTCTGACCAGTCAGATTACGACAGCAGTTAATAATGTACAAGTGGGCGGGACAAACCTATTGAGTAATTCGACTGATTACAGTTCAGCTAATTGGGCGGTTACTGAGTTTTCGGGAAGTACCACGAACACGATCACGGTTACGGAAAACTCGGCCTTTTATAATAATCAATCTACATGGCACATAAATAGCGTGGGTTCTGGCACAGATCAAGGCTTGCTAAGAAGTATAACCGGTCTCCAAAATGGGACGCAATACACCGTTTCGCTGCCTTATAAATTAGTGCCTGGATCATCTACGAGTGTAGGAAACGGTTTTCCATGTCTAACAAACTTAGCGAATAATACGATTATCAAAAGTAATAGTACGATGATTGCAGATGGAAACTGGCATGTTGCGACTGTTACCACCTCTCCAATAGACGGTGGATTCAAAATCAGGTTGACATTAGGGGCAATAACTGATATAGATATTGCCCCAATTAAACTGGAATCAGGCAACAAGGCTACAGATTGGTCTCCGGCTCCTGCCGACATGGCGAACCAGTCACAGATCACCCAGTTATCCAATGCCATAAATCTGCGGGTGCAGAAGAATGATGTGGTCAACCAGATCAATTTGTCCACAGAATCTATCCTGATTTCCGGGAATAAGGTGCATATCACCGGGCAGACGACGATTGACAACGCCGTGATTACGAGTGCAATGATTGCGTCCGTAGATGCAGGTACGATTAATACCGGTATATTAAATGCCGCACGAATCGGTGCAGGAACGGTCACAGCAGATAAATTGGCGGTGACTAGCCTAGCAGCTATCAGTGCGAATCTCGGCACAGTCAACGCTGGGATAATCAATGGTGTGACCATCAACGGAGCAGATATCGTCACGATGAATAGCCAAGACCAGAAAATAGAAATGAAAGCTGGACAGCTTTCATTCTACGGGGCAGACGGATCAAACATTGGGGCACTAGTAGCAACGTATGATGGTACAAATAATGGGATTAGCTTTACAACGCAATCAGGAAATAACTATGTTTCGATTGGCTATGCAGATGGTAACTATTTCCCCAGCTCTTTTCAAGCGAATACGGACGGTACCGCTTTTGCGGCAGGACGTGGAGACTTTAAGATTATCATTAGGGATACGGCGACGAGTACAACCTACTACAATGTGTTTGAGGCGACCCAAACTGGCGCTATAGGAAGCCGAGTTATTCAAGCCGCCTTTAACACGGACTTATATATGAATACCCGTAGTATAAGCTTTGATGCCACCGGAACTATGAATAACCATATTTATTGCAATGATGGTCAGAATCTAAACATTATTGGAAAAGGAGCAGTTAATCTATTAGCAGGATCAGGTACAGCGATACAGACCGTGGCTGGGGAAACTAACATCTTCGGGAACCTAAATATGGAAGGCTGGAAAGTGTATAACGCCGGGCAAATAAAGAGTGGGAATGTCTATATGGATGGCGGCAACTCAATATCAGATGATGTGGCTGCTCTATGGCTTCATTCCGGAAGTGGATCTCAAAACTTGTATATAGATTCAAACGCTATCTATAACATGGGAACCTATAATCAGTCTACTTCAGGAGCAGCAAATATGACTATAGATGGTAACGGATATTTTCGTCGTAGTACGTCGGCTACAAAATATAAGGAAAACATTGAATATAACATTACGGATGATTATGCGGATCAGATCCTCGGCTTGAGACCCGCTAGTTGGCATGATAAGGCACAAGACGAAGCCTTTGCAGCGTATATAGAAAGCGGTCGTGATGAAAGCATCATGAGTTCCGGCTATTTGCAGCGTTATTACGGATTAATTGCTGAGGACTTAATAAAAACAGGATTATCTGAGTATGTAACCTACGGAGCAGCAGATAACAATGGTAATCGAGAGATAGAGGGTATCGAGTACAGTCGACTCTGGACACTACTCATCCCTATAACAAAGCGGCATGATGATGAGATTAAGCAATTAAAAGCAGAAATCGTACAATTAAAAGGAGCTGCATCATAA